A stretch of DNA from Bacillus solimangrovi:
TGTATCAAAATTACCTACTATTTTTCCAGCTATCGCAAGACCCAAAAACCAAATCCAAGAAATAACTATGCATGCGAAAGTAAATATCACTTTTTCTGGACCTACATAGTTAAGTGAACTCGTTCCGATCACACCAATTGTATCAAGAATTGCATGGGGATTGAGAAGAGATACTGACATAGCAAATATAATTTGCTTCTTAGGAGACAATGCAACTTCTTTTTGACTTAGATTTGCAGGGTCACTATTCCAAACCGACCACCCCATGTAAAGTAAAAATATAAGTCCTACCGAAAAGATTACTGTTTGCAAAATAGGAACAGATAATACTATAACAGAAACTCCTAACACGGCTAATAAAATTAGTAAAGTATCACAAAGAGAAGCTGTAATTATAACTGGAATCGCCCCTCTAAATTTTGGTTGAGAAGCTCCTTGATTAAAGACAAATACACTCTGTGCACCAAGGGGTAGAATTAATCCAAAAGCTAATATGATTCCATGAAGTAGTGCTGCCAACATAATGTCACCCCTCCTTTAAATTCTTAACTTATTTTCGGAAATCCAGTTGAAAAATTCTTTTTACACCCACATCATGATAACTATCACTTTGATCACCATTTATTCCCTTAAATTCTGGATGTGTGATGTCAGGATAAATAGCAGCCCATCCTCTAAGAGGTGGCATAGCACCAGAAATACTTCCGATCTCTGTGTTATAAATAGTTCTTCTCTTGGACCACATTGTATATGGGACAATATAAAAAATAAACCTAGAAATCCTAGAAATGCTGCTAGATGGGTTGTTAATGCAAGAGCAACTAAACCGAGGATCGACATGAGTATGCCAAGCCAAAACACTGTTTTAGGCTTTATTTCTCCTGTTACAGTTGGTCTATTTTTGGTTCTCTGCATAATTGCATCTATATCTCGGTCATATAAGTTATTAAAAGCTCCAGCTGCACCCATTACTAAAATAGAACCTATCAAAGTAAGAATTATTTCTATTAATTTCTCAAAAGGGCTGATTTGATATGTATATAATGCCAATGTTAATCCAGCAAACATCGTAATTAAGTTTGACTTAATAATCCCTGTTTTAATAGTTTGGGACAATATTTTTGAAAAAGTCTTTTTCTGTTTTGTATGACTTTCTTCCCTTCTCATTATTCCACTCTTCCCTTATGAATAGATCATCAACAGCTTTCGTACAACAATCTAAACTATTTGTGTTAATAATAAATAGTTATATAATCACAAATTGGTTGTAATATACTATATTGTATATAAATGTTATATATTAATAGTTGTCAATAGAACGGTATGAAAAGGAACGCGTCAAACAAATAAGAATCGACCGTCTAGCCTCAATTCTTCATTAAGAAGATGAACATATTAACAAAATAATAGATAAGTTTTGAGACATAATTGAAGCAGACAACATAAAATGAAACTTTCATCAGTGAAGGTTTTCTTCATCCCCGCCGATGGAGAAATTGAACCATTGAGATAATGACTGACGCTTGCTAGCACAACGGGATGACCAAGACTTTCACCCACTGTTTACTTCGTTGATTTAATTATGTTTTGAAGTAGTGGCCTTAACGTCAGTTGACATTTTATAAAATAAGCGCAGTACTCTGCATTTTTCTTCGCAAAGCTCTGCACTTCTATTTTGCAATCTTCAGCTAGTTTTAGGTGAACTCCTAGTTTGTCATGTTTCTACTCTATCAATTGTTTTCTGTTGTTTCTCATCTACAACGCTAACAAACTTTCACATGGAAATATATGAGGATTAGTTACAATGATAGTGTAAACAAAACATTAATAAACACTCAATAATCATACAGATTCGCAATACGAATAGAACCATGATTAACAGCCTAATTAACTAACAAAAAAAGCTTGGATAATAAAAACCAAGCGTTCTGTATATTAAGCTAAAGCTTCCATTTAAGTTTGATCATTCCTGTCATTTCGCCAACTCTTCTAACATTTCATAATCTATTGATTCTATTATTTCTTCTGTACCGTCTTTTCTTACATACTTAACTTCAACGTCTTTAAACGGACTAACAGCATACCAATACCTTTTGTTTCCTTCAACATCAATGATCTTTGCTTGTTCTTCCCCAGCATATATTTCAGTAATATTATTGTCACTTATCGCTCCTGAATAGATATGTGGTAGCTCGTTCATAGCTGACCACTTATGCGGTGTGTCCCATTCTGCTCCTCTAGTTTGTTCCCAGTACCAAGTTCCATTCTCTTTCTTAAAATACGTAATAAATATTTGTTCTCCCTGAATATTATTTTCTCTCCTAATAGCAATAGCATCTTCTTTTTGAACTACATTTTGTTCATGATGAACAAGTGAATAGGAATTGAGAACATCTTTATCATATCCCTCTTGTTTTGCTTCCATTTCTTTATGAAAAAACTCCTCAAATGTTCGTTCTTTTGAACAACCTATTAAGAGTGATAGTAAAAGAAAAAACATAAGTAATCTATTTAACCTCACAGAACCCCTCCTCTTTAAATCATATCTTATCACTTATGCAAAATGATTGTTTTCTGTCTTCATGTTCACTTTCAAATTAAGTCGAACAACAAGTGAAAAAGTGGAGGGAAGTCTGTTAACCCGTAAAATTTTATATGTGACTTAGTTCATAGCCTCTAAATTAAATAGTTCTTAAAAGTAATTTGACATAAAATATGTCACTGTATATAATTGACGTAATTTATGTCAAAGGTGGTACAGTCAATGAAGAAAACAGACATATTAAATTCGAAGACAACCTTAGAGTATTTGGTTTTAATTAATGACAAGTCTTATTCTCAGATTGGCAAAGAATTAAATATCACACCCCAACAATTTTCAGATTGGATTAAGAAACGACGACCCATTCCTAAAGAACGATTACAATTACTATGCCAGTACTTCGATTTGGATAAAGAATATTTAGTGGATGAGAAACAATTTACTAGGAATCTTAATCCAATTACGAAAATTGACATTCAAATGTTATTAGCAAAAAAGAAAATTGAATTGGAACCTGAAAATAACGAATTGTACACCGAAAAGGTGAAAGAGCTTGAAAAAGAACGTGTCAAACAAGTAAGAATCGGGCGTCTAGCATCAATTCTTCATAGAGAAGATGAGCGTATAAACGAGATGATTGACCAATTTTTAGACAAAATTGAAGCAGACAACATAGATGAATAAGAGGATTTTACTAATAACCTCACAAAATAAGCACCTATTGATGATAATCACATTTTATAGGGAAGGATGAGAACCGATGGATAACAACCAAAAATTGAAAAAGCTGCAATATAAACAAACTCATACTGAAATGGGTATTTATCAAATTGAAAATCAATCAAATGGTAAGGTCTTGCTAGGTAGTAGTATGGATTTAAAAGGAATTATCAACCGTCAAAAGTTTGAGTTAAAATTTAATAATCATAAAAATAAAGATTTGCAGAACGACTGGAACATACTTGGGGAAGGCAATTTTTCATTTGAAATTCTAGAAAAAATTAAACCTGAAGAAGAGATTGTAACTGATTTAGGCGATCTAAAAAAATATCAAAAGAAATTAAAAACATTAGAAGAAAAGTGGTTTGAAATATTGAAGCCGTATGAAGAAAACGGGTATCACAAAATTAAGTGAAACTTCCATCAGTGAATTTTCTTAGGGATGAAGTGGGAATCATAGCGACAGTTGATACGTAGCAAAAAAATAAACGTCAAGTAGCTAAGAAATATACAATAGAATTGTTTATTTCCGTGTTACTTGACGTATTCTTCACACCTTTTTGAACTCTACAGATAAAAAGTAGTTATATTAACCATCTCAAAACTTTTATCATGAATTCTTTAATTATAGAAATAACTCCCCCTCTTATTCATACATCACTTCGACCTCATATCCTAACTTAGCGAAGAATTGCTGCAATACTTTTTCAGCTTGCTCTTCTGCACGTGTGAATAGGCCCATCTCCGTTGCTTCTTCAATCATTTGTTGCTTCGCTTCCGCTGCAAATTCAAATCCTTCTTCCCAATCTACATCTCCACGAAAAACTCCTTCAACAGAAAATAGCTTCACTTCATCGACATCCAACGATGGCTCTTGTAGTAGTTGTGCATGTGGCAATGTAATGTGCATTGTTTTCTTTTCTTCATCTATATTAATATCATTTTCTGAAACTTGCTGTAAGTCCACACCCGCTAGAATATTACCTGGAATAATTAACAACACTTTTCGTTTCGTACCAGGGACATTCACATTGATATCTTTTCCAAATAATTGATTATCCTCATGTTCAATTACCGTCTTCACGAATGCTTCAGCTGTTGCAAGCTTTGATAATTCTCTTACCTCAGTTACATAACTACCAGTCTCGTTAGTTGCACTAGATTGAGTCATGTACCAAAACACGCCTGCTCCACTTATGATTACAAATAACGTAAGAAGAAACAGCCATTTCCCCCACGTTTTCAGAAAAACCCCTAATAATTCTCCAGAACGGCTTGCACGAGGTTCAACATATGTTGCGGCAGTTTCTTGCTTCGCCCGTTTCATCTCTTGTACAATTTCTTCTAATCTATCGATTGTTTCTTTGTTCTTCACTCTTTCACATCCTCGCAATACGAACTACCTTCATTTTAGCTGAATCTATTAAAAAATTCATCAGACGATGTTCACTTCTGATAGAATAATAAATTAGATGAATAATGGTTAAGATTTTCCATAAGCAGAACCATTCAATTAGCAACAGC
This window harbors:
- a CDS encoding helix-turn-helix domain-containing protein → MKKTDILNSKTTLEYLVLINDKSYSQIGKELNITPQQFSDWIKKRRPIPKERLQLLCQYFDLDKEYLVDEKQFTRNLNPITKIDIQMLLAKKKIELEPENNELYTEKVKELEKERVKQVRIGRLASILHREDERINEMIDQFLDKIEADNIDE
- a CDS encoding LysE/ArgO family amino acid transporter → MLAALLHGIILAFGLILPLGAQSVFVFNQGASQPKFRGAIPVIITASLCDTLLILLAVLGVSVIVLSVPILQTVIFSVGLIFLLYMGWSVWNSDPANLSQKEVALSPKKQIIFAMSVSLLNPHAILDTIGVIGTSSLNYVGPEKVIFTFACIVISWIWFLGLAIAGKIVGNFDTEGKLLTLLNKVSAIIIWGVALYIAIELYNMF
- a CDS encoding GIY-YIG nuclease family protein; this encodes MDNNQKLKKLQYKQTHTEMGIYQIENQSNGKVLLGSSMDLKGIINRQKFELKFNNHKNKDLQNDWNILGEGNFSFEILEKIKPEEEIVTDLGDLKKYQKKLKTLEEKWFEILKPYEENGYHKIK
- a CDS encoding DUF4230 domain-containing protein, whose translation is MKNKETIDRLEEIVQEMKRAKQETAATYVEPRASRSGELLGVFLKTWGKWLFLLTLFVIISGAGVFWYMTQSSATNETGSYVTEVRELSKLATAEAFVKTVIEHEDNQLFGKDINVNVPGTKRKVLLIIPGNILAGVDLQQVSENDINIDEEKKTMHITLPHAQLLQEPSLDVDEVKLFSVEGVFRGDVDWEEGFEFAAEAKQQMIEEATEMGLFTRAEEQAEKVLQQFFAKLGYEVEVMYE